A window of the Tripterygium wilfordii isolate XIE 37 chromosome 12, ASM1340144v1, whole genome shotgun sequence genome harbors these coding sequences:
- the LOC120010087 gene encoding uncharacterized protein LOC120010087, producing MALSSSTSQKGVVITIPALVLSVSAAAIFLFFLLSTLSTCSCPPSAATASTGAAAVSRGGKYGEVSTQRFSPTQDDIKWIRDQIRLNGIQMQPNVLRKGINPRTRARQLQDLIQFKGISHYEEPESNNHTALQCPGELLVEEHHSNYGEPWAGGRDVFEFLAESTHLTPDSRVLEIGCGTLRVGLHFIRYLSTEHFHCLERDELSLMAAFRYELPSQGLLHKRPVIVKGEDMEFSKFGTGVVYDLIYASAVFLHMPDKLVWLGLERLANKLKPYEGRIFVSHNIKFCSRLGGDECTKRLTSLGLEYIGKHTHDSLLFNHYEIWFEFRRSKA from the exons ATGGCTctctcatcatcaacatcacaaAAAGGCGTAGTAATAACAATACCAGCACTGGTGCTCTCTGTCTCAGCTGCCGCaattttcctcttcttcctcttgtcCACTCTCTCCACTTGTTCATGTCCTCCTTCTGCGGCCACTGCTTCAACTGGTGCCGCCGCCGTATCGAGGGGTGGGAAATACGGGGAGGTTAGTACGCAGAGGTTTTCGCCGACGCAGGATGATATAAAGTGGATTAGGGATCAGATCCGACTGAATGGTATCCAAATGCAACCGAATGTGCTTCGTAAGGGCATCAATCCCCGCACTAGGGCTCGACAGCTCCAGGATCTCATTCA ATTCAAGGGTATTTCACATTATGAAGAACCTGAATCAAACAATCATACTGCCCTTCAATGTCCAGGTGAACTGCTTGTTGAAGAGCACCACAGCAACTATGGGGAGCCTTGGGCTGGCGGGCGAGATGTATTTGAGTTCCTAGCGGAGTCTACACACCTTACTCCTGACTCACGTGTTCTTGAAATTGGGTGTGGCACACTCCGTGTTGGCTTACATTTTATTCGCTATCTTAGTACTGAACATTTCCATTGCCTTGAAAGAGATGAACTCTCTCTCATGGCTGCATTCAGGTATGAGCTTCCTTCTCAGGGCCTCTTGCACAAGCGTCCTGTAATTGTGAAAGGTGAGGACATGGAGTTCTCCAAGTTTGGCACAGGAGTTGTTTATGATCTGATTTATGCAAGTGCTGTTTTCCTTCACATGCCTGATAAACTGGTTTGGCTTGGTTTGGAGAGGTTAGCAAATAAGTTGAAACCTTATGAAGGGCGGATCTTTGTATCCCATAACATAAAGTTTTGTTCGAGATTGGGAGGAGACGAATGCACAAAGAGGCTTACAAGTTTGGGGCTAGAGTATATTGGAAAGCATACACATGACAGCTTACTTTTTAATCATTATGAGATTTGGTTTGAGTTTAGGCGGTCTAAAGCTTAG
- the LOC120011262 gene encoding WD repeat-containing protein 48-like: MHRVGSAGNTANSTRPRKEKRLTYVLSDADDTKHCAGVNCLALLKSSASGACDYLFTGSRDGTLKRWALGEDSATCSATFESHVDWVNDAVIAGENTLVSCSSDTTLKTWNCLSDGTCFRTLRQHTDYVTCLAAAQTNSNVVASGGLGGEVFIWDVEAAVTLHSKSSDAMEDDCSNGVSGSGNSLPMTSLRTIGSSNSISSHTTQSNGYVPVAAKGHKESVYALAMNDSGTLLVSGGTEKVVRVWDPRTGSKTIKLRGHTDNIRALLLDPTGRFCLSGSSDSMIRLWDLGQQRCVHSYAVHTDSVWALASTPTFSHVYSGGRDSSLYLTDLATRESLLLFTKEHPILQLALHDDSMWVATTDSSVDRWPSEGWSPQKVFQKGGSFLAGNLSFSRARVSLEGSTPMPVYKEPALTIPGTPGIVQHEILNDKRRVLTKDTTGSVKLWEITKGVVVEDYGKVSFEDKRQELFEMVSIPAWFTVDSRLGSLSVHLDTPQCFSAEMYAADLTISGKPEDDKVNLACETLKGLLVHWLAKRRQRLGLQASANGDVMCGKDITARSLAHSRIEVDGNAENDSMVYPPFEFSTVSPPSIITEGSQGGPWRKKITDLDGAEDEKDFPWWVLDCVLNNRLPLRENMKCSFYLHPCEGSATQILTQGKLSAPRILRIHKVVNYVIEKMVLDKPLDSVNPDAAFSPGLGGGPLQHSAVGDGSFRSGLKHWQKLRPYIEILCNNQVLPPDMSLATVRAYIWKKQEDLVLNYRVVQGR, encoded by the exons ATGCACCGTGTAGGTAGTGCAGGGAATACTGCCAACTCAACTCGCCCTCGTAAAGAAAAGAGACTGACATATGTGTTGAGTGATGCGGATGATACTAAG CATTGTGCTGGTGTAAATTGTTTGGCCTTGTTAAAGTCTTCTGCATCTGGAGCATGTGATTATCTCTTCACTGGGAGCCGTGATGGCACCCTAAAGAGATGGGCACTGGGTGAAGATTCTGCCACTTGCTCAGCTACTTTTGAGTCACACGTTGACTGG GTAAATGATGCTGTCATTGCTGGTGAAAACACACTTGTTTCCTGCTCTTCAGACACCACTCTCAAG ACATGGAATTGCCTCTCCGATGGAACCTGCTTCAGGACTCTCCGTCAGCATACTGACTACGTCACTTGTCTTGCTGCAGCACAAACAAAT AGCAATGTTGTTGCCTCTGGTGGCCTTGGTGGGGAGGTCTTCATATGGGATGTTGAAGCCGCGGTTACTCTGCATTCAAAGTCAAGTGATGCAATGGAAGATGATTGTTCAAATGGGGTAAGTGGTTCTGGGAATTCGTTACCTATGACGAGTTTACGCACCATTGGCTCAAGCAACAGCATTTCGTCTCACACAACTCAGTCTAATGGATATGTCCCGGTTGCTGCCAAAGGTCATAAGGAGTCTGTTTATGCATTGGCAATGAATGATAGTGGAACCCTTCTTGTATCTGGTGGAACAGAGAAG GTTGTGCGTGTTTGGGACCCAAGAACCGGTTCAAAGACCATAAAACTAAGAGGACATACTGATAACATTAGGGCTTTACTTCTAGACCCCACTGGCAG GTTTTGCTTATCAGGATCTTCTGACTCTATGATCAG ATTATGGGATCTTGGACAGCAGCGTTGTGTGCATTCTTATGCGGTGCATACTGATTCCGTGTGGGCACTTGCCAGCACACCAACGTTCAGTCATGTTTATAGTGGTGGAAGGGACTCTTCT TTATACTTGACAGACTTGGCAACAAGGGAGAGTCTCTTGCTTTTCACAAAGGAGCATCCCATTCTGCAATTGGCACTGCATGATGATAGTATGTGGGTAGCAACAACAGATTCTTCAGTTGACAGATGGCCCTCTGAGGGATGGAGTCCTCAAAAGGTTTTTCAGAAAGGTGGGTCATTTTTGGCCGGAAACTTGTCTTTCTCAAGAGCGAGAGTTTCCCTGGAAGGTTCTACCCCT ATGCCTGTATATAAGGAACCGGCCTTAACCATTCCTGGAACCCCAGGAATAGTGCAGCATGAGATTTTAAATGACAAAAGGCGTGTATTGACTAAG GATACTACTGGTTCGGTGAAGCTATGGGAAATTACCAAGGGGGTTGTGGTTGAAGACTATGGAAAG GTTTCTTTTGAGGACAAAAGGCAAGAATTATTTGAGATG GTAAGCATTCCTGCATGGTTCACTGTGGATAGCAGGCTTGGAAGTTTGTCCGTTCATTTGGACACACCACAATGCTTTTCTGCAGAGATGTATGCAGCAGATCTTACCATTTCTGGGAAACCTGAGGATGATAAG GTTAATCTAGCTTGTGAAACCCTTAAAGGTCTATTGGTTCATTGGTTAGCCAAAAGGAGACAGAGACTTGGATTGCAAGCTTCAGCTAATGGGGATGTTATGTGTGGGAAGGATATTACTGCTAGAAGTCTTGCTCATTCCAGAATTGAGGTAGATGGTAATGCTGAAAATGACTCCATGGTGTATCCTCCTTTCGAATTTTCAACAGTTTCCCCTCCTTCAATTATTACTGAAGGATCTCAAGGAGGACCATGGAGGAAGAAAATAACTGATTTAGATGGAGCTGAAGACGAGAAGGACTTCCCTTGGTGGGTTCTAGATTGTGTTTTAAATAACCGGCTTCCGCTGAGAGAAAATATGAA GTGCAGCTTTTATCTGCATCCGTGTGAGGGTTCAGCTACCCAGATCCTTACCCAAGGCAAACTAAGTGCACCTCGCATATTGAGAATACATAAA GTTGTCAATTATGTAATAGAGAAGATGGTCCTTGATAAACCATTGGATAGTGTAAACCCTGATGCAGCGTTTTCCCCTGGACTTGGTGGGGGGCCATTACAACATTCAGCTGTTGGAGATGGATCTTTCAGGTCTGGGTTGAAGCACTGGCAAAAGCTGAGGCCTTATATAGAAATCTTATGCAATAATCAG GTCTTGCCACCAGACATGAGCTTAGCCACGGTGAGGGCTTATATATGGAAGAAACAAGAGGATCTGGTCCTCAACTACAGAGTGGTTCAGGGTCGGTGA